The Hahella sp. HNIBRBA332 genome window below encodes:
- the uvrA gene encoding excinuclease ABC subunit UvrA, with translation MDTIQVRGARTHNLKNVDLDLPRDKLIVITGLSGSGKSSLAFDTLYAEGQRRYVESLSTYARQFLSMMEKPDVDHIEGLSPAISIEQKSTSHNPRSTVGTITEIYDYLRLLFARAGEPRCPDHDIVLEAQTVSQMVDRILELPQDSKWMLLAPVIRNRKGEHLHVIEGLRAQGFIRARIDGIVTDLDDIPQLDKKRKHTIEVVVDRLKIRADIQTRLAESIETCIELAEGVVIAAPMDGDGEELIFSALFACPECGYSVSELEPRVFSFNNPAGACPSCDGLGVKQYFDPEKLVERPELTLAEGAIKGWDRRSVFYFQMLTSLADHYDVDIETPFEALPESFQNALLKGSGRTDIKFKYVNSRGDIVFREHPFEGILPNIERRYRETDSQMVRDELSKFLTQKSCPDCHGSRLKRSSRHVFIDNKSLPDTSSMAIGDASSFFHHLSLPGRKGEIAAKIVKEIQLRLQFLVNVGLDYLTLDRSAETLSGGEAQRIRLASQIGAGLVGVMYVLDEPSIGLHQRDNDRLLATLTHLRDLGNTVIVVEHDEDAIRMADYVVDIGPGAGVHGGEIVAQGSPEQVMDSDKSITGQYLKGTRCIAVPEQRVQPDPDKQLIITGATGNNLQSVTLKVPVGLFTCITGVSGSGKSTLINSTLYPIAATKLNMATTLTAEPYESIEGLDHFDKVIDIDQSPIGRTPRSNPATYTGIFTPIRELFAATQEARSRGYKPGRFSFNVRGGRCEACQGDGVIKVEMHFLPDLYVPCDVCKGKRYNRETLEVTYKGKSIHDVLEMTVEDAREFFDAIPAIAKKLQTLIDVGLSYIRLGQSAVTLSGGEAQRVKLSRELSKRDTGKTLYILDEPTTGLHFYDIDQLLKVLHRLRDHGNTIVVIEHNLDVIKTADWIIDLGPEGGSRGGLIIAEGAPESVKDNEMSHTAHFLKRILES, from the coding sequence ATGGACACGATCCAAGTCCGCGGAGCCCGAACTCACAATCTTAAGAATGTCGACCTGGACTTGCCGAGAGACAAGCTCATCGTCATTACCGGGCTATCAGGCTCAGGCAAGTCATCCCTGGCTTTTGATACGCTTTACGCGGAGGGACAGCGGCGCTATGTGGAATCGCTGTCCACTTACGCCAGACAGTTCCTGTCCATGATGGAGAAGCCGGACGTTGACCATATAGAGGGCCTTTCACCCGCTATTTCCATCGAGCAGAAGTCCACCTCTCATAACCCGCGCTCTACTGTCGGCACCATTACAGAAATCTATGATTACCTGCGCCTGTTGTTCGCACGCGCTGGAGAGCCTCGCTGCCCTGATCACGACATCGTTCTCGAAGCCCAAACGGTCAGTCAGATGGTCGACCGAATCCTTGAGTTGCCTCAGGACAGCAAGTGGATGCTGTTGGCGCCGGTGATACGCAACCGCAAAGGCGAGCATCTGCATGTGATTGAGGGGCTGCGTGCGCAAGGCTTCATTCGCGCGCGTATTGATGGCATCGTAACTGACCTCGACGACATTCCCCAATTAGATAAGAAGCGTAAACACACCATTGAGGTTGTCGTCGATCGGCTCAAGATACGAGCAGATATTCAGACCCGATTGGCCGAGTCTATCGAAACCTGCATTGAGTTGGCTGAAGGCGTCGTCATCGCCGCGCCAATGGACGGAGACGGCGAAGAACTGATCTTTTCAGCACTATTCGCCTGTCCTGAATGTGGATACAGTGTCAGCGAACTGGAACCAAGAGTTTTCTCCTTTAATAATCCAGCCGGCGCCTGTCCAAGCTGTGACGGACTTGGCGTAAAACAGTATTTCGATCCAGAGAAGCTTGTAGAGCGTCCAGAACTGACATTGGCTGAAGGCGCTATCAAAGGATGGGACAGGCGCAGCGTGTTCTACTTTCAAATGCTGACCAGCCTTGCAGACCACTATGACGTCGACATTGAAACACCTTTTGAAGCGCTTCCTGAATCTTTCCAAAATGCGCTACTAAAAGGCAGCGGGCGCACCGATATCAAATTCAAATATGTGAATAGCCGCGGAGACATTGTCTTCAGAGAGCACCCATTCGAAGGCATATTGCCCAATATTGAACGTCGTTACCGAGAAACAGACTCGCAAATGGTGCGAGACGAGCTGTCCAAGTTCCTCACCCAGAAGTCTTGCCCGGATTGCCACGGCAGCCGACTAAAACGCTCTTCTCGTCATGTGTTTATCGACAATAAGAGCCTGCCGGACACATCTAGCATGGCCATCGGCGATGCATCCAGCTTCTTTCATCATTTGTCTCTGCCTGGCCGTAAAGGTGAGATTGCGGCGAAGATCGTTAAAGAAATCCAGCTACGTCTACAATTTCTCGTTAACGTCGGATTAGATTATCTGACGCTGGATCGCAGCGCAGAGACTCTTTCCGGAGGAGAGGCCCAGCGCATCAGATTAGCCAGTCAGATAGGCGCAGGACTCGTTGGCGTCATGTATGTGCTTGATGAGCCGTCCATCGGTCTGCACCAGCGAGACAATGACCGCCTATTGGCCACATTGACGCACCTACGGGACCTTGGTAACACCGTCATCGTGGTTGAGCATGATGAAGACGCCATCCGTATGGCGGACTATGTCGTAGATATTGGGCCTGGCGCCGGAGTCCACGGCGGAGAAATAGTCGCTCAAGGTTCTCCCGAACAAGTTATGGATAGTGATAAATCCATCACCGGCCAATATCTGAAAGGAACGCGATGCATTGCTGTACCGGAACAAAGAGTCCAGCCGGATCCAGACAAACAGCTCATTATTACCGGGGCTACCGGGAACAACCTGCAGTCCGTCACGCTAAAAGTCCCTGTAGGACTGTTTACATGTATCACCGGGGTGTCAGGATCAGGTAAGTCCACGCTGATCAATAGTACGCTCTATCCAATCGCCGCCACCAAGCTCAACATGGCGACCACTCTCACCGCCGAGCCCTATGAATCAATTGAAGGCTTGGATCATTTCGATAAAGTTATTGATATCGACCAAAGCCCAATAGGACGTACTCCAAGATCCAACCCTGCGACCTATACAGGCATATTCACACCAATAAGAGAGCTTTTCGCAGCGACTCAAGAAGCAAGATCTCGCGGCTATAAACCGGGAAGGTTCAGCTTTAACGTACGTGGGGGACGCTGTGAAGCCTGTCAGGGTGACGGAGTCATCAAAGTAGAAATGCACTTTCTGCCCGACCTCTATGTCCCCTGCGATGTGTGCAAAGGTAAACGCTATAATCGTGAAACTCTAGAAGTCACCTACAAAGGCAAATCAATACATGACGTGTTAGAGATGACAGTTGAAGATGCCCGGGAATTCTTCGACGCGATTCCAGCAATTGCCAAAAAGCTGCAGACATTGATTGATGTTGGCCTCTCTTATATCCGCCTCGGTCAAAGCGCCGTGACGTTATCGGGAGGCGAAGCCCAACGCGTCAAGCTTTCACGGGAACTCTCCAAGAGGGATACAGGCAAGACCTTATATATTCTCGACGAACCTACAACAGGCCTGCATTTCTATGACATTGATCAGCTACTTAAAGTACTGCATCGCCTGCGCGACCACGGTAACACCATTGTTGTAATTGAGCACAACCTTGATGTTATTAAAACAGCGGATTGGATCATCGATCTTGGCCCAGAAGGAGGAAGCCGGGGCGGATTAATTATCGCCGAAGGCGCGCCAGAAAGCGTTAAAGACAATGAGATGTCTCACACTGCTCATTTCTTGAAACGTATTCTGGAAAGCTAG
- the rpoA gene encoding DNA-directed RNA polymerase subunit alpha: MQRSLNEFLTPRTIEVNQINATHAKVTLEPLERGFGHTLGSALRRILLSSMPGCAVVEVEIDGVLHEYSTVEGVQEDVIEILLNLKNLAIKMHNRDEATLSLNKKGAGPVLASDIQLDHDVEIANPDMVICNLNSNGDVKMKLKVARGRGYEPADQRNSADDETRAIGRLQLDSSFSPVLRVAYNVESARVEQRTDLDKLVIDLETNGTIDPEEAIRRAATILQQQLAVFVDFDQQNEPEKVEEQEEIDPILLRPVDDLELTVRSANCLKAENIYYIGDLIQRTEVELLKTPNLGKKSLTEIKDVLASRGLSLGMRLENWPPASIRGDDRVLGG, translated from the coding sequence ATGCAGCGTTCATTAAACGAATTTCTTACACCTCGTACTATAGAGGTGAATCAAATCAATGCGACTCACGCAAAGGTGACCCTGGAACCGCTCGAACGCGGTTTCGGGCATACTTTAGGAAGTGCATTACGCCGCATTTTGCTGTCTTCAATGCCGGGTTGCGCTGTCGTCGAAGTTGAGATCGACGGCGTTCTTCACGAGTACAGCACCGTTGAAGGTGTGCAGGAAGATGTGATTGAGATTCTTCTGAACTTGAAGAATCTCGCCATCAAGATGCACAACCGCGATGAAGCAACGTTGTCCCTGAACAAGAAGGGCGCTGGTCCAGTATTGGCTAGCGATATCCAACTTGATCATGATGTTGAGATTGCGAACCCAGACATGGTCATTTGCAATCTTAACTCAAATGGCGACGTTAAGATGAAACTGAAAGTGGCTCGTGGGCGTGGTTATGAGCCTGCGGATCAGCGGAATTCAGCTGACGATGAGACAAGAGCAATTGGAAGATTGCAGCTTGATTCTTCTTTCAGTCCTGTGCTCCGTGTTGCTTATAACGTTGAAAGCGCTCGGGTTGAGCAACGTACCGATTTGGACAAGTTGGTTATCGACTTGGAAACAAACGGCACGATTGATCCTGAGGAAGCAATCCGTAGGGCAGCGACAATTCTGCAACAGCAGCTTGCTGTCTTTGTAGATTTTGATCAGCAAAATGAGCCAGAAAAAGTTGAAGAGCAAGAAGAAATCGATCCGATTCTTCTGCGGCCGGTTGATGATTTAGAACTGACTGTGCGTTCAGCGAACTGCTTAAAAGCTGAGAACATCTACTATATCGGTGATCTCATTCAACGCACTGAGGTGGAGCTTCTGAAGACTCCTAACCTAGGCAAGAAATCATTAACCGAAATTAAAGACGTGCTTGCTTCACGCGGCTTGTCTTTAGGTATGCGTCTTGAAAACTGGCCACCCGCCAGCATTCGGGGCGATGATCGGGTATTAGGCGGCTAA
- the rplQ gene encoding 50S ribosomal protein L17 codes for MRHRKSGRKFNRTSAHRKSMFRNMAASLVEHELIKTTVPKAKELRRVAEPLITLAKSDSVANRRLAFSRLRSREAVTKLFEEIGPRYKDRPGGYLRILKCGLRPGDSAPMAFVELVDRPVVEAEGDNEE; via the coding sequence ATGCGTCATCGTAAAAGTGGTCGTAAATTTAACCGGACTAGCGCGCATCGCAAGTCGATGTTCCGGAATATGGCGGCATCGTTGGTAGAGCATGAGCTGATCAAAACCACGGTGCCCAAAGCGAAAGAACTGAGAAGAGTGGCTGAGCCGCTGATCACGTTGGCTAAAAGTGATTCTGTAGCTAACCGCCGTCTCGCTTTCTCACGTCTGAGAAGCAGAGAAGCAGTGACCAAACTATTCGAAGAGATTGGTCCTCGTTACAAAGATCGCCCTGGTGGTTATCTGCGTATTCTCAAGTGCGGTCTGAGACCGGGTGACAGTGCTCCAATGGCTTTTGTCGAGCTGGTGGACCGTCCGGTAGTTGAAGCCGAAGGCGACAACGAAGAGTAA